One genomic window of Variovorax sp. RA8 includes the following:
- a CDS encoding sensor histidine kinase, which yields MRLKRFQQFSIRNKLLAMTLLPLLVVLPLLGLLLLVWGHTAFERMLITKVRSDLAVANGYLERVLAEVGTRTAAVAGSHGLHLARSMSEIHALLQQAKSRGGLDFLNLRAADGTLLVTDWGVPPAVPQLDAASRLEQRLDRWEGDADPTASIEVLSPAAFAALAPSLQSRVVVPIVAGRGTEPSAGAREDRAMVMLALAPVRAAEGRLLGYVQGGVLLNRNISLIDHINGVVYPEGSLPFGSQGTASLFLGDLRVSTNVRLFGNERAIGTRVSQSVRDTVLENGSAWLDRAFVVNDWYISGYQPLMDGAGQRVGMLYVGYLERPFARFKYGVLVGVSAIFLSAMIIATLVSLRWARSIFRPLEQMARTMQQVEAGAIDVRVGAVDSNDEIGQLAGQLDHLLDAIDVKVAERTRELEASHVSLQSAQQRFVRAEKLAAVGRLTAGIAHELNNPIAVIQGNLDLVRELLGADASRVGAELKLADEQIERMRLIVTQLLQFARPTEFAGYVTHVDVPEVIEESFRLVGHLHSAANIRVDRQFTSDRTAAINRQELKQVLVNILANAIHAMPDGGTLELSTRDWDDDGIEISIADSGPGMSEELIAEVFEPFVTRKSGGTGLGLWISRSIVERYGGDIRASNRRGGARGAVFSVLLRGRLNLDGEPP from the coding sequence GGTCCGTAGCGACCTCGCGGTGGCCAATGGCTACCTCGAGCGTGTGCTCGCTGAGGTCGGAACAAGAACCGCTGCGGTTGCCGGCTCTCATGGCTTGCACCTGGCGAGGTCGATGTCAGAGATCCACGCGCTGCTTCAGCAGGCCAAGAGCAGGGGAGGGCTGGACTTCCTGAACCTGCGCGCGGCCGACGGCACTCTGCTCGTCACCGACTGGGGCGTGCCGCCTGCAGTACCGCAGCTCGACGCTGCATCGCGGCTGGAGCAACGTTTGGACCGTTGGGAAGGAGACGCGGACCCCACAGCCAGCATCGAAGTGCTGTCGCCCGCCGCGTTCGCAGCACTGGCGCCCTCGCTCCAGTCGCGCGTGGTGGTGCCGATCGTAGCCGGTCGTGGCACCGAGCCGAGCGCCGGCGCGAGGGAAGACCGCGCGATGGTCATGCTTGCGCTGGCCCCCGTTAGAGCCGCTGAAGGCCGCTTGCTCGGCTACGTGCAGGGGGGCGTGCTGCTCAACCGGAACATATCGCTGATCGATCACATCAATGGAGTCGTCTACCCCGAAGGCTCACTGCCCTTCGGCAGCCAAGGGACTGCGAGCCTGTTTCTCGGAGATCTGCGCGTCAGCACCAACGTGCGACTGTTCGGCAATGAGCGTGCGATCGGCACGCGCGTGTCGCAGTCCGTTCGCGACACGGTGCTGGAGAACGGTAGCGCTTGGCTTGATCGCGCTTTCGTCGTCAATGACTGGTACATCTCGGGATACCAGCCGCTGATGGACGGCGCCGGTCAACGCGTCGGAATGCTGTACGTGGGCTATCTTGAGCGACCCTTCGCAAGGTTCAAGTACGGAGTGCTGGTAGGAGTTTCGGCCATCTTCCTCTCGGCAATGATCATCGCCACACTCGTTTCGTTGCGCTGGGCGCGCAGCATTTTCCGCCCCCTTGAACAGATGGCGCGCACGATGCAGCAGGTGGAGGCCGGGGCGATCGACGTCCGTGTGGGTGCGGTGGACAGCAACGATGAGATCGGGCAGCTGGCCGGTCAGCTGGATCACCTCCTCGATGCGATCGACGTCAAGGTCGCCGAGCGCACGCGCGAGCTCGAGGCCAGCCATGTCTCGTTGCAGTCTGCGCAGCAGCGGTTCGTTCGCGCGGAGAAGCTCGCCGCAGTCGGCCGCCTTACGGCGGGCATCGCACACGAGCTGAACAACCCCATCGCAGTGATTCAGGGCAACCTCGACCTGGTGCGCGAACTCCTCGGCGCGGATGCCAGCAGAGTGGGCGCGGAGCTGAAGCTTGCAGATGAGCAGATCGAGCGTATGCGTCTGATCGTGACTCAGCTACTCCAGTTCGCGCGGCCGACGGAGTTTGCTGGCTACGTCACCCATGTCGATGTGCCGGAGGTGATCGAGGAGAGCTTCAGGCTGGTGGGCCATCTACATTCCGCGGCGAACATCAGGGTGGATCGCCAGTTCACCAGCGACCGCACAGCCGCGATCAACCGACAGGAGCTGAAACAGGTGCTCGTGAACATACTGGCCAATGCGATCCACGCGATGCCGGATGGAGGAACGCTGGAGCTGTCCACCCGCGACTGGGACGACGACGGTATCGAGATCTCGATCGCTGACAGCGGCCCCGGTATGAGCGAGGAACTGATCGCGGAAGTGTTCGAGCCCTTCGTCACCCGAAAGTCTGGTGGAACTGGGCTCGGCCTTTGGATCAGCCGCAGCATTGTCGAGAGATATGGCGGTGACATCCGCGCGTCCAATCGCCGCGGCGGAGCGCGCGGCGCGGTGTTCTCCGTGCTGCTGAGAGGCAGGCTGAACCTGGACGGCGAGCCCCCCTGA